One part of the Arabidopsis thaliana chromosome 1 sequence genome encodes these proteins:
- a CDS encoding Pyridoxamine 5'-phosphate oxidase family protein (Pyridoxamine 5'-phosphate oxidase family protein; FUNCTIONS IN: FMN binding; LOCATED IN: chloroplast; CONTAINS InterPro DOMAIN/s: FMN-binding split barrel (InterPro:IPR012349), Pyridoxamine 5'-phosphate oxidase-like, FMN-binding domain (InterPro:IPR011576), FMN-binding split barrel, related (InterPro:IPR009002); BEST Arabidopsis thaliana protein match is: Pyridoxamine 5'-phosphate oxidase family protein (TAIR:AT3G21140.1); Has 633 Blast hits to 633 proteins in 219 species: Archae - 0; Bacteria - 353; Metazoa - 24; Fungi - 0; Plants - 140; Viruses - 0; Other Eukaryotes - 116 (source: NCBI BLink).): MDAAIFTSVYVCNIPKTKKAFFNPNPPALSSSSCWLCNSQAKQIIKLRIREGSNQGLLRVHALFNNEEASSESEDKNGFGLLPADIFSLPQEKFGSNVSGEKDSENIIDVETSLAVPHGGGTRAGLFRTPISGGVQSATSAHGLPRPALAVRNLMEQARFAHLCTVMSKMHHRREGYPFGSLVDFAPDPMGHPIFSFSPLAIHTRNILAEPRCTLVVQIPGWSCLSNARVTLFGDVYPLPEEQQEWAHKQYMLKHHQGPSQQWGNFHYFRMQNISDIYFIGGFGTVAWINVNEYETLQPDKIAVDGGEQNLKELNAIFSKPLRELLSSEAELDDAAIISIDSKGIDIRVRQGAQFKIQRLAFEESHGVETLEEAKSALWKVIEKGKLHNLQK; the protein is encoded by the exons aTGGATGCTGCTATCTTTACTTCCGTATACGTTTGCAATATACCAAAGACGAAGAAGGCTTTCTTCAACCCGAATCCGCCTGCTCTatcttcgtcttcttgttGGCTCTGCAATTCGCAAGCCAAGCAAATCATAAAACTGAGAATCAGGGAAGGCTCGAATCAGGGGCTTCTTCGTGTACATGCTCTGTTTAACAACGAGGAGGCATCAAGTGAAAGTGAAGATAAGAATGGGTTTGGTTTGCTACCTGCGGATATTTTCTCTTTGCCTCAG GAGAAGTTTGGAAGTAATGTAAGTGGTGAAAAGGATagtgaaaatataattgatgTAGAGACATCTCTTGCGGTTCCTCATGGTGGAGGAACTCGAGCTGGGCTCTTTAGAACTCCGATTTCTGGTGGTGTTCAAAGCGCAACCTCTGCTCACGGTTTACCTCGACCTGCTTTAGCTGTTAGGAACTTGATGGAGCAG GCCAGGTTTGCTCATCTATGCACTGTGATGTCTAAAATGCACCATCGTAGAGAAGGGTACCCATTTGGATCGTTGGTAGATTTTGCACCTGATCCGATGGGGC ACccaatattttcattttcaccGTTGGCTATTCACACTCGGAATATCTTAGCTGAACCTAGATGCACCCTCGTTGTTCAG ATACCAGGATGGAGTTGCTTATCGAATGCAAGAGTAACATTATTCGGCGATGTCTACCCATTGCCAGAAGAGCAGCAA GAATGGGCCCATAAGCAGTATATGTTGAAGCATCACCAAGGACCTTCCCAACAATGGGGAAACTTTCACTATTTTAGAATGCAGAACATAAG tgatatatatttcattggAGGTTTTGGCACTGTCGCGTGGATCAATGTCAATGAGTACGAGACTCTTCAGCCAGATAAGATAGCTGTTGATGGAGGTGAGCAAAATCTGAAG GAACTTAATGCAATCTTCTCAAAGCCACTTAGAGAGTTATTGTCTAGTGAAGCCGAGCTAGACGATGCTGCTATCATTTCTATAGATAGCAAAGGGATTGATATAAGGGTTCGTCAAGGTGCTCAG TTTAAGATACAAAGGCTAGCCTTTGAGGAAAGTCATGGTGTTGAGACTTTAGAAGAAGCCAAATCTGCACTGTGGAAAGTGATAGAGAAGGGCAAGTTGCACAATTTGCAGAAATGA
- a CDS encoding Galactose oxidase/kelch repeat superfamily protein (Galactose oxidase/kelch repeat superfamily protein; CONTAINS InterPro DOMAIN/s: Galactose oxidase/kelch, beta-propeller (InterPro:IPR011043), Kelch repeat type 1 (InterPro:IPR006652), Kelch related (InterPro:IPR013089), Kelch-type beta propeller (InterPro:IPR015915); BEST Arabidopsis thaliana protein match is: Galactose oxidase/kelch repeat superfamily protein (TAIR:AT3G27220.1); Has 1998 Blast hits to 1729 proteins in 252 species: Archae - 27; Bacteria - 371; Metazoa - 1276; Fungi - 25; Plants - 123; Viruses - 45; Other Eukaryotes - 131 (source: NCBI BLink).): MVRKQKYGKVVLVSCIALLATGLIADFLWATSHRFSSAAISAGLSLPSSLTTVIVPGQEKDTKKKKDSVKERKLSNTFQDLPAPELKWEKMAASPVPRLDGAAIQIRDLLYVFAGYGTIDLVHSHVDIYNFTDNSWGGRFNMPKDMAHSHLGMVTDGRYIYIVTGQFGPQCRGPTAKTFVLDTDTNTWKDFVPLPVPRYAPATQLWRGRLHVMGGSKENRFTPGLEHWSIAVKDGKSLENEWRSEIPIPRGGPHRACVVVDDRLFVIGGQEGDFMAKPGSPIFKCSRRMEVVFSDVYMLDEEMKWKVMPPMPKPDSHIEFAWKVVNNSIVIVGGTTEKHPETKKMVLVGEIFQFNLNTLKWYVIGKLPYRVKTTLAGYWDGQLYFTSGQRDKGPDDPAPRKVMAEMWRTKLILNP; the protein is encoded by the exons ATGGTAAGGAAGCAGAAGTACGGGAAGGTAGTGTTGGTTTCTTGCATCGCGCTTCTAGCAACCGGACTCATTGCCGACTTTCTCTGGGCTACTTCTCATCGATTCTCCTCCGCCGCAATCTCCGCCGGATTATCTCTACCTTCTTCACTTACCACCGTAATCGTTCCTGGCCAG GAGAAagatacaaagaagaagaaggatagTGTGAAGGAAAGGAAACTGTCTAATACGTTTCAAGATTTGCCTGCTCCTGAATTGAAATGGGAGAAGATGGCAGCTTCACCTGTACCTCGTCTAGACGGAGCTGCAATTCAGATTAGGGATCTTCTTTATGTATTTGCTGGATATGGAACCATTGATCTTGTGCATTCACATGTCGATATCTACAATTTCACTGATAACTCGTGGGGAGGAAGATTCAATATGCCAAAAGATATGGCGCATTCTCATTTAGGGATGGTAACGGATGGGCGATACATTTATATTGTTACTGGTCAGTTTGGTCCACAATGCAGAGGTCCTACAGCTAAAACATTTGTGCTTGATACTGATACAAATACATGGAAGGACTTTGTTCCTTTACCAGTTCCTAG GTATGCACCAGCTACTCAGCTTTGGAGAGGAAGACTTCATGTGATGGGTGGAAGCAAAGAGAATCGATTTACACCAGGACTTGAACATTGGAGCATCGCAGTGAAAGATGGCAAATCTTTGGAAAATGAGTGGAGAAGTGAAATCCCGATCCCTCGTGGAGGACCTCACAG GGCATGTGTAGTAGTTGATGACCGACTATTTGTAATTGGTGGTCAAGAAGGTGATTTCATGGCTAAACCTGGATCTCCAATCTTCAAATGCTCACGCCGTATGGAG GTGGTATTCAGTGATGTCTACATGTTGGATGAGGAAATGAAATGGAAAGTTATGCCGCCGATGCCAAAACCGGACTCCCATATCGAATTTGCTTGGAAAGTCGTTAATAACTCCATTGTAATCGTTGGAGGCACAACAGAGAAACATcctgaaaccaaaaagatgGTTCTCGTTGGTGAAATCTTCCAGTTCAACTTAAATACACTG AAATGGTATGTGATTGGGAAATTACCATACCGTGTGAAGACAACGCTGGCTGGGTATTGGGATGGACAGTTATACTTCACCTCAGGACAAAGAGACAAAGGTCCAGATGATCCCGCCCCGAGGAAGGTCATGGCAGAGATGTGGAGAACCAAATTGATACTCAACCCATGA
- a CDS encoding Calcium-dependent lipid-binding (CaLB domain) plant phosphoribosyltransferase family protein (Calcium-dependent lipid-binding (CaLB domain) plant phosphoribosyltransferase family protein; INVOLVED IN: tryptophan biosynthetic process; LOCATED IN: endoplasmic reticulum, cell wall; EXPRESSED IN: 23 plant structures; EXPRESSED DURING: 13 growth stages; CONTAINS InterPro DOMAIN/s: C2 membrane targeting protein (InterPro:IPR018029), C2 calcium/lipid-binding domain, CaLB (InterPro:IPR008973), Phosphoribosyltransferase C-terminal (InterPro:IPR013583), C2 calcium-dependent membrane targeting (InterPro:IPR000008); BEST Arabidopsis thaliana protein match is: Calcium-dependent lipid-binding (CaLB domain) plant phosphoribosyltransferase family protein (TAIR:AT3G57880.1); Has 5701 Blast hits to 4098 proteins in 260 species: Archae - 0; Bacteria - 0; Metazoa - 3509; Fungi - 242; Plants - 1514; Viruses - 0; Other Eukaryotes - 436 (source: NCBI BLink).), protein MQRPPPEDFSLKETKPHLGGGKVTGDKLTTTYDLVEQMQYLYVRVVKAKELPGKDLTGSCDPYVEVKLGNYRGTTRHFEKKSNPEWNQVFAFSKDRVQASYLEATVKDKDLVKDDLIGRVVFDLNEIPKRVPPDSPLAPQWYRLEDGKGQKVKGELMLAVWFGTQADEAFPEAWHSDAATVSGTDALANIRSKVYLSPKLWYLRVNVIEAQDLIPSDKGRYPEVFVKVIMGNQALRTRVSQSRSINPMWNEDLMFVVAEPFEEPLILSVEDRVAPNKDEVLGRCAVPLQYLDKRFDYRPVNSRWFNLEKHVIMEGGEKKEIKFASKIHMRICLEGGYHVLDESTHYSSDLRPTAKQLWKPNIGVLELGVLNATGLMPMKAKEGGRGTTDAYCVAKYGQKWIRTRTIIDSFTPRWNEQYTWEVFDPCTVVTVGVFDNCHLHGGDKNNGGGKDSRIGKVRIRLSTLEADRVYTHSYPLLVLHPSGVKKMGEIHLAVRFTCSSLLNMMYMYSMPLLPKMHYLHPLTVSQLDNLRHQATQIVSTRLTRAEPPLRKEVVEYMLDVGSHMWSMRRSKANFFRIMGVLSGIIAVGKWFEQICVWKNPITTVLIHILFIILVIYPELILPTIFLYLFLIGVWYYRWRPRHPPHMDTRLSHADSAHPDELDEEFDTFPTSRPSDIVRMRYDRLRSIAGRIQTVVGDLATQGERFQSLLSWRDPRATALFVLFCLIAAVILYITPFQVVAFAIGLYVLRHPRLRYKLPSVPLNFFRRLPARTDCML, encoded by the coding sequence ATGCAGAGACCACCTCCTGAAGATTTCTCCTTAAAGGAGACAAAACCTCATCTCGGTGGAGGCAAAGTCACCGGAGATAAGCTCACAACCACATATGACCTCGTCGAGCAAATGCAGTATCTCTATGTTCGTGTCGTAAAGGCTAAAGAATTACCAGGTAAAGACTTAACTGGTAGTTGTGACCCTTACGTTGAAGTTAAGCTTGGTAACTACAGAGGAACCACTAGACATTTCGAGAAGAAATCTAATCCTGAGTGGAACCAAGTTTTCGCCTTTTCTAAAGATAGGGTACAAGCTTCTTATCTTGAAGCTACTGTCAAGGATAAAGATTTAGTTAAAGATGATTTGATTGGTCGTGTTGTGTTTGATTTGAATGAGATACCTAAGAGAGTTCCTCCTGATAGTCCTTTAGCTCCACAATGGTATAGATTAGAAGATGGGAAAGGCCAAAAAGTTAAAGGAGAGCTTATGTTAGCTGTTTGGTTTGGTACTCAAGCTGATGAAGCTTTTCCTGAAGCTTGGCACTCTGATGCTGCAACTGTTAGTGGAACTGATGCTTTAGCTAACATCAGATCTAAGGTTTATCTCTCTCCTAAGCTTTGGTATCTTAGGGTTAATGTCATTGAAGCTCAGGATTTGATACCGAGCGATAAAGGGAGATATCCTGAAGTCTTTGTGAAAGTGATAATGGGAAATCAGGCATTGAGGACTAGAGTGTCACAAAGCAGGAGTATTAATCCGATGTGGAATGAggatttgatgtttgttgtAGCTGAGCCGTTTGAAGAGCCTTTGATTCTAAGTGTGGAAGATAGAGTTGCGCCGAATAAAGATGAAGTCTTGGGGAGATGCGCGGTTCCGTTGCAGTATTTGGACAAAAGGTTTGACTATAGACCGGTGAACAGCAGGTGGTTTAACCTTGAGAAGCATGTTATAATGGaaggaggagagaagaaagagatcaaattCGCCAGCAAGATCCACATGAGGATTTGTTTGGAAGGAGGGTATCATGTGCTTGATGAGTCTACACATTACAGTAGTGACCTAAGACCAACTGCAAAGCAACTGTGGAAGCCTAACATCGGTGTGCTTGAGCTAGGGGTCTTAAATGCGACCGGTTTAATGCCCATGAAAGCTAAAGAAGGTGGTAGGGGAACCACGGACGCGTATTGTGTGGCAAAGTATGGGCAGAAATGGATCAGAACTCGGACAATTATTGACAGCTTTACCCCAAGATGGAACGAGCAATATACTTGGGAGGTTTTTGATCCGTGTACTGTAGTTACAGTTGGTGTGTTCGATAACTGCCATCTACACGGTGGTGACAAAAACAACGGAGGAGgaaaagattcaagaattGGAAAGGTGAGGATAAGGCTCTCTACTCTCGAGGCTGATCGAGTCTACACACATTCATATCCTCTTTTGGTGCTACATCCTAGTGGAGTCAAGAAAATGGGAGAGATTCACTTAGCGGTGAGGTTTACTTGCTCTTCATTGCTCAACATGATGTATATGTATTCTATGCCTCTCTTACCTAAGATGCACTACCTCCATCCCCTCACGGTTAGCCAGCTCGATAACTTAAGGCATCAAGCAACTCAGATTGTGTCGACAAGGCTAACACGAGCAGAGCCGCCTTTGAGGAAAGAAGTTGTTGAGTATATGCTTGATGTGGGATCTCACATGTGGAGTATGCGTAGAAGCAAGGCGAATTTCTTCAGGATAATGGGAGTCTTGAGTGGGATAATCGCTGTAGGGAAATGGTTTGAACAGATCTGCGTATGGAAAAATCCGATAACAACGGTTTTAATCCACATTCTCTTCATTATCCTTGTTATCTACCCCGAGCTCATCTTGCCCACCATTTTCCTCTACCTCTTCTTGATTGGAGTTTGGTACTATCGCTGGAGGCCGAGACATCCTCCACACATGGACACACGTCTCTCACACGCTGACTCAGCACACCCTGATGAGCTCGACGAGGAGTTTGACACTTTCCCTACTTCCCGACCATCAGACATCGTCAGGATGAGATATGACCGACTCAGAAGCATTGCTGGTAGGATTCAAACAGTTGTTGGTGATCTTGCAACTCAAGGAGAGAGATTTCAGTCGTTGCTAAGCTGGCGTGACCCGCGTGCCACTGCTCTCTTCGTCTTGTTCTGTCTGATAGCTGCagtgattttatatataactcCCTTCCAGGTTGTGGCTTTTGCCATTGGCTTGTATGTGCTTAGACACCCGAGGCTCAGGTACAAGCTCCCATCAGTTCCACTTAACTTCTTCAGGAGGCTTCCAGCAAGAACTGATTGCATGCTCTGA
- a CDS encoding Kelch repeat-containing F-box family protein (Kelch repeat-containing F-box family protein; FUNCTIONS IN: ubiquitin-protein ligase activity; INVOLVED IN: ubiquitin-dependent protein catabolic process; LOCATED IN: chloroplast; EXPRESSED IN: 22 plant structures; EXPRESSED DURING: 11 growth stages; CONTAINS InterPro DOMAIN/s: F-box domain, cyclin-like (InterPro:IPR001810), F-box domain, Skp2-like (InterPro:IPR022364), Galactose oxidase/kelch, beta-propeller (InterPro:IPR011043), Kelch-type beta propeller (InterPro:IPR015915); BEST Arabidopsis thaliana protein match is: LOV KELCH protein 2 (TAIR:AT2G18915.1); Has 5347 Blast hits to 2769 proteins in 302 species: Archae - 18; Bacteria - 180; Metazoa - 1718; Fungi - 754; Plants - 1496; Viruses - 0; Other Eukaryotes - 1181 (source: NCBI BLink).) has translation MAAESTRNSSPPSTSQSSSPIINLPDDHLLTILLLLPVDSILSFSMTCKRYKSLACSDSLWEALCEREWGPTSVDALKLSSLRDGFSWMLMFQRVYKMDSVCCHKISDPDDDDEESSSFPIPRASHSLNFVNDHLVLFGGGCQGGRHLDDTWTSYVDKSNQSILKWKKVKSGTPSGRFGHTCIVIGEYLLLFGGINDRGERLNDTWIGQVFCHEGLSWKLLNVGSLQRPRPPPRGAHSACCIAEKKMVVHGGIGLNGVRLGDTWILELSEDFSSGTWHMVESPQLPPPRSGHTLTCIRENQVVLFGGRGLGYDVLDDVWILDIQEPCEEKWIQIFYDFQDVPEYASLPRVGHSATLVLGGRILIYGGEDSYRHRKDDFWVLDVKTIPSSGLKPQGLSLNGSSVWKKLDRISYGPKSRSFHRACADCSGRFLYVFGGMVDGLLQPAASSGLRFDGELFMVELVLGFSDLDHQQRPGKSM, from the exons ATGGCGGCGGAATCAACCAGAAACTCTTCTCCGCCGTCTACTTCTCAGTCTTCAAGCCCTATAATCAATTTACCCGATGACCATCTCTTAACcatcttgcttcttcttcccgtAGATTCAATCCTCTCCTTCTCAATGACCTGCAAGCGATACAAGTCTCTAGCTTGCTCCGACAGTCTCTGGGAAGCTCTGTGTGAACGAGAATGGGGACCAACATCTGTAGATGCTTTAAAGTTGTCATCTTTACGAGATGGGTTTTCATGGATGTTGATGTTTCAGCGAGTTTATAAGATGGATTCTGTTTGCTGTCACAAGATCTCAGAcccagatgatgatgatgaagaatctTCTTCGTTTCCGATCCCTAGAGCTTCTCATTCTCTCAACTTCGTTAATGATCATCTTGTTCTCTTTGGTGGTGGTTGTCAAGGAG GACGCCATCTTGATGATACATGGACATCATATGTTGATAAGAGCAATCAAAGCATATTGAAATGGAAGAAAGTTAAATCAGGGACTCCAAGTGGGAGATTCGGACACACCTGCATCGTTATAGGCGAGTATCTACTCTTATTTGGAGGTATAAATGACCGTGGAGAGAGGCTAAATGACACATGGATTGGTCAAGTCTTTTGCCACGAGGGACTCTCTTGGAAACTCCTCAATGTTGGGTCTTTGCAGCGGCCTCGTCCTCCTCCTCGTGGTGCTCATTCCGCCTGTTGTATtgctgagaagaagatggttgTACATGGAGGAATCGGGCTGAATGGAGTCAGGCTTGGAGATACATGGATTCTTGAACTTTCTGAAGATTTCAGCTCTGGGACATGGCACATGGTGGAGTCTCCACAATTACCGCCACCGCGCTCAGGGCATACTTTGACCTGCATTAGAGAAAACCAAGTGGTTCTATTTGGAGGCAGAGGATTAGGATATGATGTGCTTGATGATGTTTGGATCTTGGATATTCAAGAACCGTGTGAAGAAAAATGGATACAGATATTCTACGATTTCCAGGATGTTCCCGAATACGCATCGTTGCCTCGGGTTGGTCACTCGGCGACTCTTGTATTGGGAGGTCGAATCTTGATTTATGGCGGTGAAGATTCTTATAGGCATAGGAAAGATGATTTCTGGGTGTTGGATGTTAAAACCATTCCTTCATCAGGTTTGAAACCACAAGGGCTTAGCTTAAACGGATCATCAGTGTGGAAAAAGCTTGATCGAATCTCATATGGACCAAAAAGTCGGTCTTTTCACCGTGCCTGCGCTGATTGTTCAGGGAGATTTTTATATGTGTTTGGCGGAATGGTTGATGGTCTTCTTCAGCCTGCAGCATCGTCTGGTCTAAGGTTTGATGGAGAGCTTTTCATGGTGGAGCTTGTTCTTGGCTTCTCTGACCTAGACCATCAACAAAGACCCGGAAAAAGCATGTAA
- a CDS encoding RNA-binding KH domain-containing protein (RNA-binding KH domain-containing protein; FUNCTIONS IN: RNA binding, nucleic acid binding; EXPRESSED IN: 23 plant structures; EXPRESSED DURING: 13 growth stages; CONTAINS InterPro DOMAIN/s: K Homology, type 1, subgroup (InterPro:IPR018111), K Homology (InterPro:IPR004087), K Homology, type 1 (InterPro:IPR004088); BEST Arabidopsis thaliana protein match is: RNA-binding KH domain-containing protein (TAIR:AT5G15270.1); Has 6723 Blast hits to 3876 proteins in 329 species: Archae - 3; Bacteria - 266; Metazoa - 4280; Fungi - 575; Plants - 1237; Viruses - 20; Other Eukaryotes - 342 (source: NCBI BLink).), which produces MEFSTSKRPATTATAAESVHFRLLCPATRTGAIIGKGGSVIRHLQSVTGSKIRVIDDIPVPSEERVVLIIAPSGKKKDESNVCDSENPGSEEPKQEKGSECAGTSGGDDEEAPSSAQMALLRVFERIVFGDDAATVDGDELDKGESEGLCRMIVRGNQVDYLMSKGGKMIQKIREDSGAIVRISSTDQIPPCAFPGDVVIQMNGKFSSVKKALLLVTNCLQESGAPPTWDECPFPQPGYPPEYHSMEYHPQWDHPPPNPMPEDVGPFNRPVVEEEVAFRLLCPADKVGSLIGKGGAVVRALQNESGASIKVSDPTHDSEERIIVISARENLERRHSLAQDGVMRVHNRIVEIGFEPSAAVVARLLVHSPYIGRLLGKGGHLISEMRRATGASIRVFAKDQATKYESQHDEIVQVIGNLKTVQDALFQILCRLREAMFPGRLPFQGMGGPPPPFMGPYPEPPPPFGPRQYPASPDRYHSPVGPFHERHCHGPGFDRPPGPGFDRPPSPMSWTPQPGIDGHPGGMVPPDVNHGFALRNEPIGSENPVMTSANVEIVIPQAYLGHVYGENCSNLNYIKQVSGANVVVHDPKAGTTEGLVVVSGTSDQAHFAQSLLHAFILCGQS; this is translated from the exons ATGGAGTTCTCTACCTCAAAACGTCCGGCGACGACAGCGACGGCGGCGGAGTCTGTACATTTCCGTCTTCTCTGTCCGGCAACAAGAACTGGTGCAATAATCGGAAAAGGCGGCTCAGTCATTCGACACCTCCAATCTGTAACCGGTTCAAAAATCCGCGTCATCGATGATATTCCCGTTCCTTCAGAAGAGCGTGTAGTGTTGATAATCGCACCTagtggaaagaagaaggacgaATCGAATGTGTGTGATTCCGAAAACCCTGGCTCTGAAGAGCCTAAGCAAGAGAAAGGGAGCGAGTGTGCGGGGACTAGTGGTGGAGATGACGAGGAAGCGCCGTCGTCGGCGCAGATGGCTTTACTTAGGGTTTTCGAAAGAATAGTGTTTGGCGATGACGCTGCTACGGTTGATGGTGATGAATTGGATAAAGGTGAGAGTGAAGGTTTGTGTAGGATGATTGTTAGAGGTAATCAAGTAGATTACTTGATGAGTAAAGGAGGGAAGATGATTCAGAAGATTAGAGAAGATAGTGGAGCTATTGTTAGGATCTCATCTACTGATCAGATTCCTCCTTGTGCTTTCCCTGGAGATGTTGTGATTCAG ATGAATGGAAAGTTTTCGAGTGTGAAGAAGGCGCTTTTGTTGGTTACAAACTGTCTTCAAGAAAGTGGTGCACCTCCAACATGGGACGAGTGTCCGTTTCCGCAGCCTGGTTATCCGCCTGAGTATCATTCTATGGAGTATCATCCTCAATGGGATCATCCTCCTCCTAATCCAATGCCTGAAGATGTTGGACCCTTTAATAGACCGGTTGTTGAAGAGGAGGTTGCGTTCAGGTTGTTATGCCCGGCTGATAAAGTTGGAAGCTTGATTGGGAAAGGTGGAGCTGTGGTGCGAGCTCTGCAAAACGAAAGCGGTGCGTCAATCAAGGTTTCGGATCCAACTCATGATTCAGAGGAGCGGATTATTGTGATATCGGCACGAGAG AACTTGGAGAGAAGGCACTCTCTTGCCCAAGATGGTGTGATGCGTGTGCATAATAGAATTGTTGAGATTGGATTTGAACCTAGTGCTGCTGTTGTTGCCCGGCTTCTTGTACATTCTCCATATATCGGACGTCTATTGGGTAAAGGGGGTCATTTGATAAGTGAAATGAGGAGAGCAACTGGTGCTAGCATCCGCGTCTTTGCGAAAGATCAAGCTACAAAGTATGAATCACAACATGATGAGATTGTTCAg GTCATTGGTAATTTGAAAACTGTTCAAGATGCTTTGTTCCAAATATTATGTAGGCTTCGGGAAGCAATGTTTCCTGGAAGACTTCCTTTTCAAGGAATGGGTGGTCCACCTCCGCCGTTCATGGGTCCGTATCCAGAACCGCCTCCCCCATTTGGACCGAGACAATATCCAGCTTCTCCAGATCGTTACCATTCTCCAGTAGGACCATTCCATG AGAGGCATTGTCATGGTCCTGGATTTGATAGGCCACCTGGTCCTGGATTTGACAGGCCACCTTCCCCAATGTCTTGGACCCCGCAG CCGGGAATCGATGGCCATCCCGGTGGTATGGTTCCTCCTGATGTGAACCATGGATTTGCTTTGAGAAATGAGCCCATTGGCAG CGAGAATCCAGTAATGACAAGTGCAAATGTGGAGATTGTGATTCCTCAAGCATACTTAGGTCATGTCTATGGTGAGAACTGCAGTAACCTGAATTACATCAAACAG GTATCAGGAGCGAATGTGGTTGTGCATGATCCAAAGGCAGGGACTACAGAAGGACTGGTGGTTGTCTCAGGCACATCGGATCAAGCTCACTTTGCTCAAAGCCTTCTTCATGCTTTTATTCTCTGTGGTCAATCTTGA